One stretch of Schlesneria sp. DSM 10557 DNA includes these proteins:
- a CDS encoding DUF6263 family protein gives MSNQRLRMYLSLLGFAFGLSGVAAADETTFQLVYHFKPGQFFHYEQSDRAELTTQSGSNQALAIQQTQTFRSFRVISVDDDGSAVIEPVVESVRMASQTGESGVVGYDSTKDEVIPKGFESLAGTVGRPLARFQVSANGRLNKVTLLVNDVPKKFAEAAEKTDPAINCLVVFPEKAVKIGEKWSEKSDTPVSVGNNLTQDLGLIRVYELAKVENDIATIRFRTSLRVPMHDPDILRQIVQQTPSGTIEFDLKEGKILSRSLKIDEKVIGAFGPQTLLQAQGEMLEKLVPARTPAKVGAKPVSAKPN, from the coding sequence ATGTCGAATCAGCGGCTGCGAATGTATTTGTCTTTGTTGGGATTTGCTTTCGGCCTCTCGGGCGTTGCCGCTGCGGACGAGACGACGTTCCAACTCGTCTATCACTTTAAGCCCGGCCAGTTCTTCCACTACGAGCAGTCTGACCGGGCGGAGCTGACGACGCAGTCGGGATCGAACCAGGCGCTCGCCATCCAGCAGACTCAGACCTTCCGATCGTTTCGGGTGATTTCCGTTGACGACGATGGCAGTGCCGTAATCGAGCCCGTCGTGGAAAGTGTCAGAATGGCGTCCCAAACAGGGGAATCGGGCGTTGTGGGCTATGACAGCACAAAAGATGAAGTCATTCCCAAAGGGTTTGAAAGCCTCGCCGGAACCGTTGGGCGGCCTCTTGCCCGTTTTCAGGTTTCTGCCAACGGTCGACTTAACAAGGTGACGCTGCTGGTCAACGACGTCCCCAAGAAATTTGCTGAGGCCGCCGAGAAAACCGACCCCGCCATCAACTGTCTGGTCGTCTTCCCGGAAAAGGCCGTCAAAATTGGCGAAAAGTGGAGCGAGAAATCAGACACCCCCGTGTCGGTGGGCAACAATCTAACCCAGGACCTGGGACTGATTCGCGTCTACGAACTCGCGAAAGTCGAGAACGATATCGCAACGATTCGCTTTCGAACCAGCCTCCGTGTCCCCATGCATGATCCGGACATTCTGCGGCAGATTGTTCAGCAGACCCCGTCAGGAACAATCGAGTTCGATTTGAAGGAGGGGAAAATCCTTTCGCGTTCTCTCAAAATTGACGAAAAGGTGATCGGCGCCTTCGGCCCCCAAACCTTGCTGCAGGCTCAGGGCGAAATGCTGGAGAAACTCGTTCCCGCAAGGACCCCGGCCAAAGTCGGAGCCAAACCGGTCAGCGCGAAACCAAACTGA